One window of the Aptenodytes patagonicus chromosome 5, bAptPat1.pri.cur, whole genome shotgun sequence genome contains the following:
- the PAOX gene encoding peroxisomal N(1)-acetyl-spermine/spermidine oxidase: MEGGGRRRVVAVGAGLAGLGAAQRLRGHGSLRLLEAGDRAGGRVCTRPFASGLAEMGAHWIHGPSPGNPVFRLATHYGLLGPEAAREENQRAEAGGHPPLPSVTYGSSGRVLSPQAVSEAHDLFDTLLASARTFQGAKESLAHSVGQYLRAEIAQRVPASGAGEDAQRLQLAILAACLKLECCISGTHSMDLVALEPFGEYVSLPGLDCTFPGGYSSLPDHMLSALPDGTVLLNKAVRTIRWRGSFHEEGDEARDFPVRVECEDGDAFLADHIIVTVPLGFLKERHQDFFQPPLPEQKAEAIRRLGFGTNNKIFLEFEWPFWEPQQQLLEVVWEDESPLEEPSADLEANWFKKLIGFVVLQPPEQHGHVLCGFIAGKESEYMETLSDAEVLGTMTRVLRTLTGNQRLPAPRSVLRSRWHSAPYTRGSYSYVAIGSSGDDIDVLAQPLPEDPEDPRPLQLLFAGEATHRTFYSTTHGALLSGWREAERLNQLFEAPSPAPRL, encoded by the exons ATGGAGGGCGGTGGCCGGCGGCGGGTGGTGGCGGTGGGCGCGGGcctggcggggctgggggcggcgcAGAGGCTCCGCGGCCATGGCTCCCTCCGCCTGCTGGAGGCGGGGGACCGCGCCGGGGGCCGCGTCTGTACCCGCCCCTTCG catcGGGGCTGGCAGAGATGGGGGCACACTGGATCCATGGCCCCTCGCCAGGGAACCCTGTCTTCCGCCTGGCCACCCACTATGGCCTGCTGGGCCCGGAGGCTGCCCGGGAGGAGAACCAGCGGGCGGAGGCAGGGGGCCACCCCCCGCTGCCCTCCGTCACCTACGGCAGCTCGGGGAGGGTGCTGAGCCCCCAGGCAGTAAGCGAAGCCCACGACCTCTTCGACACCCTCCTGGCCTCTGCCCGCACTTTTCAGGGGGCCAAGGAGTCACTGGCACACAGCGTGGGACAGTACCTGCGAGCAGAGATTGCCCAGAGGGTCCCTGCTTCTGGGGCAGGTGAGGACGCCCAGCGGCTCCAGCTGGCCATCCTTGCCGCCTGCCTCAAGCTGGAGTGTTGCATCAGTGGGACCCACAGCATGGACCTGGTGGCCCTGGAGCCCTTCGGGGAGTACGTCTCCCTGCCTGGCCTGGACTGCACCTTCCCAGG CGGCTACAGCAGCTTGCCTGATCACATGCTCTCGGCTCTGCCGGACGGCACTGTCCTGCTCAACAAGGCAGTGAGGACCATCCGGTGGAGAGGGTCCTTCCACGAGGAAGGGGATGAGGCCAGGGATTTCCCTGTCCGGGTGGAGTGTGAGGATGGAGACGCCTTCCTCGCTGACCACATCATCGTCACTGTCCCGCTGG GTTTCCTCAAGGAACGCCACCAGGACTTCTTCCAACCTCCCCTGCCAGAGCAGAAAGCGGAGGCCATTCGCCGCCTGGGTTTCGGCACAAACAACAAGATCTTCCTAGAGTTCGAGTGGCCTTTCTGGgaaccccagcagcagctccttgaAGTGGTGTGGGAGGACGAGTCACCCCTCGAGGAGCCCAGCGCTGACCTGGAGGCCAACTGGTTCAAGAAGCTCATTGGATTTGTGGTCCTCCAACCACCAGAGCA GCACGGGCATGTCCTCTGCGGCTTCATTGCGGGGAAGGAGTCGGAGTATATGGAGACGCTGAGCGACGCAGAGGTTCTCGGCACCATGACACGTGTCCTCCGCACACTGACAG GGAACCAGCGCCTGCCTGCTCCCAGGAGCGTGCTCAGGTCCCGGTGGCACAGCGCTCCCTACACTCGGGGCTCCTACAGCTACGTGGCCATCGGCAGCTCAGGGGACGACATCGATGTgctggctcagcccctgcccGAGGACCCTGAGGACCCCAGG